One Carya illinoinensis cultivar Pawnee chromosome 5, C.illinoinensisPawnee_v1, whole genome shotgun sequence genomic window, TAAAAACTTAAGTTAAATGGTTGCCATTGTTGTCTTTTTCCTTCATGTTACTTCCTTCTAAAGTAAGTTCGTATATCGGTGTATGTACTTGTTCAAGTTCTTTCTAAAACATCGATGGAGAGGATAAAACACACTGCCAAAAGGACATGATCACGAGAGAGAGTAGTGTGTAAGTATTGAAGTAAAAACACCCAATATcacaaattggaaaaaaaaaaaaaaaaaaaaaaaaaggaaacattGAGCTGTCTAGCAAACCGTTTGGACTTTGGAGTAGTCAATTTGGATACCTAGCATTGACAATTCCGATCACTCGCAATCAGTACCAATGCCAAATGCGTAATTGCCAAACACttgtgttcctttttaattcccaGCTTTCTCGTTCATAATTTTCCAGCTTGTTTGGGATTAGAGAATAACTATAGATGCAAAAACAATTCTACACTTTCCTCCTGTACGTACGTGGCCGGTGAGAACCCTGGGAAAAAAGGAATCCAGGGAGAAAAAAGAAGTGGAGTAATGGAATGGTCCGTCCAGGACAGAGGACGTCGACTGGATTTCAATGGACCGGCCTTACTCGATTGTACATTAGGTAGCACTGGTGGGGATCGATGATCGGGCATTAATGCATGGCTGAATGGTACCCGGCCCGTACATCATCAtgacgtgtgtgtgtgtaggtcttgcatttttttttttttgtcatggaATATTCACTGCACTTTCCAATAAGGGGGGGTCCTTGCATGCGgagaggcaaacagtgcaatTACCACACAAAAGTCTGATCAAAATGACCCGGTGCCGTGTGCAAAGTCAAAATTTCCATCTTCATTCATTCGTCACATCTGCATTTCATTCTTTTGTGCTGGTGTTGCCCGTGACTTGTGTTCAAGATCTTTGATTTTCCGTCCTCCCAGCTACATAGCTAGCGCACTCATCATGATAATTTTGGACACGTACTGCACGTACTCATGATATATAAAGTGATCGATCTGTAAAAAATTACACCTTGTTATTTAGTATATATCGTATTAATACCCTTTACTTAATTTATCGAGGCCAATCTGAAGCTGGGCACTGTTCGAAAGACTTTATAAAAAGTCATGTTCATGTTACCTCCAAAATTACCAAGTGGGAAAATGGCAGTACGTATGTATATACGTACCTTCCAAAAAGAATTCAGATCACTTGGATACGATATTGATGGCCTCCCAGCTTTCTAATTTTTTGCTCTCAGCATGCAATTCATCATTCTTCAGGAATGAATGCTaactttcaagaaaaaaaaaaaaacctctctctctctctctctctctctctctctctctctctctctctctctctctctctctctctctctctctctctctctctctctctctctctctctctctgtgttttaaCTAGCCAGTGAAAAGCGACATGTACATACACCGGCAAAAATCTTCTGTTGTTCATTTtgttgatattaaattattaatattcatttcCCCGACCTCATCAACTGCATTGcgactttttataaattaatgtgatatgcatgcatgtatcatTTTTTGTGTGAAATTAATCTAATTAGGTTGTATGTATTAAACAACTCCAAGAcgacaagctagctagctaccaatcaattaaataatgaaaaagaaaaatagcaaGACAAGCAACCCATCATGCCACATTATCTTATGTGATCACGTACAACAATTTGTATAAAGAAAGCATTTTAAACCTTTAAAATTCCAAACAAATTATTATCTATAACAATGTggttaattttttatgaaaactactatagtcataaaaaaaaactcataaaaataagtTCACAAATTGAGGTGtcttaatgtaatacattatatttactttacaataaaaataattttataatctaacgtatcacATCAAAACTCCTCAGTTTGTGTAGTGTTACAGtcataaaaaaatctcataattaaaaataaattcacaaactgagGTATCTTGATGTAGTACGTTATATTTActctacaataaaaataactttacaatctaacgtacaaCATCAAAACTCTTCAGATCATGTATTTACTATTAtggaatttttttgtaactaaaacattttttttttaaattcaaggAGTTGATTAtcaatatcatttatatataaatataaatatataacatatggtTTGGaatttattacaaaatattttttttaccatAAATCGTATTAGCATATTAATCAAATTAGGGCGTAAAAGTCATGTTTTGATCTCTTACCTTGAGATTAAATCCCtaaagttttaattaattattaaccaCCATGATCACCTAGCTCTTAAATTTGTATTCCGGTGATGCCATTATGTGAAGGACGTGACTACACTTTGATGAAATTGGCTTGTGTCactactatatttatataatggaATCATGATCTTCTTCAATCTATAGGCCTACAAATAGGATGTACGTGCTTATTTAGTTTCAGCTACCATGCATGACAAAGCAAGAAACTGACCCTCgctcatataattaattatatatgagaCTCTTACATATGATTAGAGTACTTTAACCACCAAACATTTTCTGCAAAACATGTTCTGCCTTTGAGCGATCTCCAAGTGCCCGTTTTCGAGAAAATGATGAGCTTAAAGAAGTTTTCACGGTGGATAACCCACGTAGACTGATAACAACTTTGGCTCGGCAGACAATAATTTTCTCACTCGAatgcacgtacgtacgtatggTCATTTTCACAGACGACATTGTCGTTTTTGTTTGCAGCTCCTTGTTGTATGTATTGTTTCCTGATTCTTAATTCGGTTTCAGCTTCTTTACTGCTATGGATTGATTGTTTGAAAAGAACGGGTGATCAgtacaaggttttttttttctttttttccgaACAACTGGTACGGACGATATTCTTGCAAATCAAAAATACTGATCGACACAGCTTTGCGTACTTATTTACTGCTGGTCTTGCACCAGAGAACGTAAGCACACCATCATGCAAAGTGTTTGAATTATATTCCCATGCACATTCTTCCGAGGCGCGTAGAACCTTGCGTAATTTTGTTTACTCCGGAACTTAAGCATCGCctttaattagtaattactgATCTCAGATTGTATAGCACCTAAGTTAATGGAATATATAATATCGAAGGGATGCTGatgcttttctttcctcttgtACTGGAGTTTAGACCAAACGATTTCCCATGACCTATCTGTAACGGAGAGAATAATGGTAGCTTTTTTAGTGCGAGAAAAAACCGTTGAACCATCATCCCTAAAATCTCCTCCTCCGCACACAGGCTACATCATGTCCAAAACCGCCATTATCATTAGCCCCACCACCGTCTCACATCACCCACGTAGatgaaaccaaatcaaatccccccccccccccccccccccccccgggcccCAAGACCTTGAGCTCGTTCccatgaaaaaaatacaaaaacatagCCATCTAAGCTGTCATGTCTGTTTAGATTTTGATGTCATAAACATGAAAACAACCCCAGCAAGTTCATTTAGATAAAGGAAATGTCCACTCACCATTTATAACAAATCcgtctctctccttttttctcTCCGAGAGATTTTTTCAGCACTGGGTTAATTTTTTTGGGGTGTTTGATCAGATTTTAAGGCGTTTCGGAGTTGGGTTCGCTCAGGACATGGCGGACATAGTCAAGGAGATCCTGGCAAGACCGATACAATTGGCAGACCAGGTGACCAAGATCGCCGACGAGGCGCAATCTTTCAAACAAGATTGCTCGGAGTTGAAGGCCAAGACCGAGAAGCTAGCAGGCCTATTACGACAGGCAGCACGAGCCAGCAACGACCTCTATGAGCGTCCAACGCGTCGCATCATTGATGATACAGAATTGGTCCTCGATAAAGCCCTTACGCTCGTTATTAAGTGTCGAGCCAATGGCATCATGAAACGGCTCTTCACCATTATTCCCGCTGCAGCGTTTAGGAAAACGTCCATCCAGCTCGAGAATTCAATCGGAGACGTGTCATGGCTCCTCCGAGTGTCCGTCTCTGCCGATGATCGCGACGATGAATATCTGGGTCTTCCTCCAATAGCATCCAATGAGCCAATTCTTTGCCTTATCTGGGAACAGATTGCGATCCTACACAATGGATCCTCGTTAGACGACCGCTCGGATGCGGCTGCCTCCTTGGTGTCATTGGCCCGGGATAATGATCGATACGGCAAGCTTATTATTGAGGAAGGTGGGATCGGAGGGCTTCTAAAATTGGCCAAAGAAGGACACATGGAAGGTCAAGAAAATGCTGCCAGAGCCATTGGCTTACTGGGTCGTGACCCGGAAAGCGTCGAGCACATTGTGAATGCTGGTGTTTGCTCTGCGTTTGTGAAAATCCTTAAAGAAGGGCACATGAAGGTTCAAATTGTGGTGGCTTGGGCAATCTCGGAACTAGCACATCATCACCCCAAATGCCAGGACCATTTTGCGCAGAACAATGCAATTCGGTTGCTGGTTAGTCATCTTGCGTTTGAGACCATTCAAGAGCATAGTAAGTATGCCATTCCCAGCAAACAACAAATGTCTATACATTCGGTTTTCATGGCTAGTAATGGTCCAAGTCCAAATGATAAAACGGAAAGTGAAGACTATGATAAAGCATCCACTGCTCGAATTGCTCACCCAGCGGATAACCTCCAAAACTCGAGCCTTATGCACAATGTGGTTACCAACACCATGGCCATGAAAAGCCAGACTCCTGACCACTCGAAGCCACAAGCATCGCAACGTCATCATCTTGACCATGCTATTGCTAAGTCCAATCATGGCAATGCAAAACAACAATCCAATCACCAGCAGCAGCATGTTTCGCTAGCGGGATCTAGCATTAAGGGGAGGGAATTTGAAGATCCGGCTACTAAGGCCGAGATGAAGGCAATGGCAGCCAGAGCCCTATGGCTGTTGTCCAAGGGCAATGTATCCATTTGTCGGAACATCACTGAATCAAGAGCGCTTTTATGCTTCGCTGTGTTGTTAGAAAAAGGAACTGATGATGTTCAATCCTATTCAGCCAGGGCATTGACGGAGATCACAGCTGTGGCTGAGCAAAATGCTGAGTTGAGGCGCTCCGCTTTCAAGCCCACTTCCCCTGCTGCTAAGGCTGTATTAGAacagttacttaaaattatagAGGCAGCCAACTCGGACCTCCTTGTACCCTGCATCAAATCAATTGGAAACTTGGCAAGGACTTTCAGAGCAACGGAAACAAGAATCATTGGGCCATTGGCGAGGCTGCTTGATGAAAGAGAACCTGAGATTTGTATGGAAGCCTCCATTGCACTTACTAAGTTTGCATGCACTGACAATTTCCTCCATGATTATCACTGCAAAGCAATCATAGATGCTGGAGGAGCTAAGCACTTGATTCAATTGGTTTACTTTGGGGAACAAATGGTCCAAATTCCTGCGTTGATTCTTCTATGCTACATTGCATTACATGTCCCGGACAGTGAGACACTTGCTCAAGAAGAGGTGCTTATTGTGCTTGAGTGGTCATCAAAGCAGGCGCATCTTGTTGAAGAACCTGAAATTGAAGAATTATTACCGGAAGCCAAAAGTAGGTTGGAACTCTATCAGTCCAGGGGTTCAAGAGGATTCCATTAGTTTAATCCAATTGTACAATGTTTCTAGgaaaaaatccaacaaaaaacCGGTTGCATTTTGCTGTTGTCCTTCTCATAAGATGTATATAAATTAGCTCTGCTGTGGTCATTACTGTTGTGGCAAATTGCTTAGAAGAATTTCCCGTTACTGTGTAGTACATATTtcttcccttcttcttcttttttttttttttttttgttgctgtTGCTGAAACCTAGCTTCTTAAGTAATTAATCTTCATAATGTTGGTATGTAATTACACTCCTCCAAAACGACCGACAAAACTGCAGCCCTTGCTACTCATACCTTCACTGTACGTACCACGTACCCGGACAACGTTGCCGGCTTGCTACCATTATTATACCAAAATGATAGATGCCAGCCTACTCCAGGGTGGGGGGCTGCTTCACTTTCCACTTCTCTTGCTGCATCATCATTTTCCTGGGCACTTGGAAATGGCAGTATCCTAATCAGAACTATAATAATTGAGGCATATAAAATTTTAGGGCAAAAATTTTCACAAGCTTCCTTGCAGATTCTAACTTCAATTTTATAAGTTCAGTGACCccaatcatttatattttcgTGTTCACGACAAATTCCCACTTACATTCCGggtaacatatattataattcttCCCGTAGATGGATGCAAATTGTGGAATTATAAATTGTGTAGTGCATAAGTAACAGATATTCTATCGTCTATGGGCCATGCAATGGTGTGATTTGTGTCTGCTAGCATCGTAACTGAGCTGTTGTTGAATGGAACTCggctacgtacgtacgtacttggGTTCATCCACGTTCTTTTTGGTCTTGGGTATTAAAAAACAGTACAACAATGTTCGAAAGAAACAACTCTCTCAAACATTATCCCTCGGGACAAAATAAGTCATGATGG contains:
- the LOC122309598 gene encoding uncharacterized protein LOC122309598; translated protein: MADIVKEILARPIQLADQVTKIADEAQSFKQDCSELKAKTEKLAGLLRQAARASNDLYERPTRRIIDDTELVLDKALTLVIKCRANGIMKRLFTIIPAAAFRKTSIQLENSIGDVSWLLRVSVSADDRDDEYLGLPPIASNEPILCLIWEQIAILHNGSSLDDRSDAAASLVSLARDNDRYGKLIIEEGGIGGLLKLAKEGHMEGQENAARAIGLLGRDPESVEHIVNAGVCSAFVKILKEGHMKVQIVVAWAISELAHHHPKCQDHFAQNNAIRLLVSHLAFETIQEHSKYAIPSKQQMSIHSVFMASNGPSPNDKTESEDYDKASTARIAHPADNLQNSSLMHNVVTNTMAMKSQTPDHSKPQASQRHHLDHAIAKSNHGNAKQQSNHQQQHVSLAGSSIKGREFEDPATKAEMKAMAARALWLLSKGNVSICRNITESRALLCFAVLLEKGTDDVQSYSARALTEITAVAEQNAELRRSAFKPTSPAAKAVLEQLLKIIEAANSDLLVPCIKSIGNLARTFRATETRIIGPLARLLDEREPEICMEASIALTKFACTDNFLHDYHCKAIIDAGGAKHLIQLVYFGEQMVQIPALILLCYIALHVPDSETLAQEEVLIVLEWSSKQAHLVEEPEIEELLPEAKSRLELYQSRGSRGFH